In Syntrophorhabdaceae bacterium, the following are encoded in one genomic region:
- a CDS encoding phenylalanine--tRNA ligase beta subunit-related protein: MEEKKMATWIDFSISPAYEVKYPGVAFGLTLISDCRPLSDSAEFDQYRRNLLRKMRKRETLANISQRIDIYDRFFQGFGFECPLPQHLKRTINSGFPRYNLMVDAHFMAEMCAGILVAVTDLDRIEGRLMLDIAQGGETSAGMGGRQFIMKEGEIVLRDEKDIICVLCQGADEKTKVRDDTRNVLFYSYA; the protein is encoded by the coding sequence ATGGAAGAAAAGAAGATGGCAACATGGATAGATTTTTCAATCTCACCTGCCTACGAAGTTAAATACCCGGGTGTGGCCTTCGGGTTGACGCTCATTTCAGACTGCCGGCCCTTAAGCGACAGCGCGGAGTTTGATCAATACAGGCGAAATCTCCTGCGAAAGATGAGAAAGCGGGAAACGCTTGCCAATATCTCTCAGCGTATCGATATCTACGATCGCTTTTTTCAGGGCTTCGGGTTCGAATGTCCCTTGCCCCAGCATCTTAAGAGAACGATCAACAGCGGGTTCCCGAGGTACAACCTCATGGTCGATGCCCACTTCATGGCCGAGATGTGCGCAGGCATCCTCGTGGCGGTCACCGATCTTGATCGGATCGAAGGCAGGCTCATGCTCGATATAGCCCAGGGAGGGGAGACGAGTGCCGGAATGGGGGGCCGGCAATTTATAATGAAAGAGGGGGAGATCGTGCTCCGGGACGAAAAGGACATCATCTGCGTCCTTTGCCAGGGGGCAGATGAAAAGACAAAGGTGAGGGATGATACGCGTAATGTTCTTTTCTATTCCTACGCTG
- a CDS encoding ion transporter: MKRHDHPPYLIFILTLSLLAIIVLFIKTVFKLDTEVEQILHYADYIVCTVFFVDFCILLFRAENKLRYFYTWGWIDLLSSIPVLYSFRWGRIARITRIFTLLRGVKSAKILFNLVLDRRAQSVTLAMILVSIIVLTFSAILVLHFESTAMYATIKTAEDAFWWSIVTITTVGYGDKVPVTPEGRVVAAMLMIVGVGLFGTLSGFVASWFVGHPKAREETGTEAIQKEIAGIKEILEDLRRHQKP; encoded by the coding sequence ATGAAAAGACATGATCACCCTCCGTATCTTATTTTTATACTAACACTCAGTTTGCTTGCCATAATTGTATTGTTTATTAAAACAGTATTTAAGCTCGATACGGAAGTAGAGCAGATACTTCATTATGCGGATTACATTGTTTGCACTGTCTTTTTTGTCGATTTCTGCATCCTCTTGTTCAGGGCAGAGAATAAGCTCAGGTATTTTTATACCTGGGGATGGATAGACCTTTTGTCGAGCATACCTGTTCTTTATTCTTTTAGGTGGGGCAGGATCGCGCGCATCACCAGGATATTCACCCTGCTACGGGGAGTCAAATCGGCAAAGATCCTTTTCAATCTTGTTCTCGACAGGCGTGCACAAAGCGTGACTCTTGCGATGATCCTTGTATCGATCATTGTACTCACCTTTTCGGCAATATTAGTGCTGCACTTCGAATCCACCGCTATGTACGCCACAATAAAAACTGCCGAAGACGCCTTTTGGTGGAGCATTGTTACGATTACAACGGTCGGATACGGAGACAAGGTCCCGGTTACTCCGGAAGGCAGAGTGGTGGCCGCAATGCTGATGATCGTAGGGGTAGGGCTTTTTGGTACGTTATCCGGTTTTGTTGCCTCATGGTTTGTCGGACACCCGAAAGCCCGGGAAGAAACCGGGACAGAGGCGATACAAAAAGAGATAGCCGGGATAAAGGAAATACTGGAAGACCTGCGCCGGCATCAAAAACCCTGA